Within Verrucomicrobiota bacterium, the genomic segment GTTTTTATCCCAGAGCGCGTGCCTGTGCTGGCGCAGGTAATCCTGATAGTCGCCCAGCAATTCCTCCAGGCTGGCGCGGGCCACGTTCGTGAGCTTGATCTCGGCTTCCTTGGACGTGCCGGAGATGCGGCTGCCTTCGGCGATGTTCTTGTTGCCGCTGCGCGCGGCCTGCACCATCTGGTCGTGGGTGCGGGAGCGCTTGTCTATGAAGCGGTCGCAGAAACGCGCGGTGGCGTCGTAAATGATCTGGCTTTTGGGGTAGGAAAAGAGTTTCTCGTAGCCGCCATGCGGGGGGATGAAACCCTCTGAATGGGACGGAGGAAACGGAGGCGACGGATGGCTGGCATCGGTCGCCTTCGTTTTATCAGTCGCATTTCGCTTGCGCTCAGGCATGGCTCAGAGCTTTCAGGTTTGCCCGAATCGCCTTCTCCAGCTTCGCCGATTCACTGAATTGCTCCTCAAGCGTCGCGGTGAAGCGTTTCATCTTTTGCGC encodes:
- a CDS encoding four helix bundle protein: MPERKRNATDKTKATDASHPSPPFPPSHSEGFIPPHGGYEKLFSYPKSQIIYDATARFCDRFIDKRSRTHDQMVQAARSGNKNIAEGSRISGTSKEAEIKLTNVARASLEELLGDYQDYLRQHRHALWDKNSKEALYVRKLGKKDNLSYEDFREFIETRPAEVVANILICLIHQANYLLDQQLRRLEQDFLKEGGLRERMTRARLAARAKQPPWRPA